The Sulfurimonas lithotrophica genome includes a region encoding these proteins:
- a CDS encoding ABC transporter permease — translation MKKRVLNVLYLGIKELQSLWQDKVMLFLIIYSFSLGVYIGATSASSELNKVPIAFVDEDHSPLSARLMKAFHEPMFISPDIINADEVDKNMDEGIYTFVITIPPSFEKELLQEKNPTIQVNIDATQMSQAGIGAGYIQQMINDELNIFLNGYKTGATLPINLVTRIKFNPTLDSLWFGSIMKLIEQISMLSIILSGAALIREREHGTLEHLLVMPLSATEIMLSKVWSMALVVVVSSALSLFFLIKWILAVPILGSEILFLFGVLLMLFATTSMGIFMGTVARTMPQLGLIVILTILPLQVLSGSVTPFESMPEGIQDVMLIMPTSHFVKMAQGVLYRGAGIDVVWPELLAIVSIGMVFFLISLAIFRKSLASSQ, via the coding sequence ATGAAAAAACGGGTATTAAACGTATTATATTTGGGTATTAAAGAACTTCAAAGTCTTTGGCAAGATAAAGTTATGTTGTTCTTAATCATATACTCTTTTTCTTTGGGTGTTTACATAGGTGCTACTTCTGCTAGTTCGGAACTAAATAAAGTACCAATTGCATTTGTAGATGAAGATCACTCACCGTTATCTGCACGTTTAATGAAAGCTTTTCATGAACCTATGTTTATCTCCCCCGATATAATTAATGCAGATGAAGTAGATAAAAATATGGATGAGGGGATATATACTTTTGTAATCACTATACCTCCTTCTTTTGAAAAAGAGTTATTACAAGAAAAAAATCCTACTATACAAGTTAATATCGATGCAACTCAGATGTCTCAAGCAGGAATAGGGGCTGGTTATATACAGCAAATGATAAATGATGAATTAAATATATTTCTTAACGGTTATAAAACTGGTGCAACTTTGCCGATTAATTTGGTAACAAGGATAAAGTTTAATCCAACTCTTGATAGTTTGTGGTTTGGAAGCATAATGAAACTAATTGAGCAAATTTCAATGCTCTCAATTATACTCTCTGGTGCGGCATTAATCCGTGAACGCGAACACGGAACGTTAGAACATCTTTTGGTTATGCCTCTGAGTGCTACAGAGATAATGCTCTCAAAAGTATGGTCGATGGCTTTAGTCGTGGTTGTTTCATCGGCACTCTCTTTGTTTTTTCTTATTAAATGGATATTGGCGGTTCCTATTTTAGGTTCGGAAATATTGTTTTTATTTGGAGTGTTATTAATGCTTTTTGCTACAACATCAATGGGGATTTTTATGGGAACGGTTGCACGTACCATGCCCCAACTTGGATTAATAGTTATACTGACAATTTTACCGTTGCAAGTACTCTCAGGCAGTGTTACCCCTTTTGAGAGTATGCCTGAAGGTATTCAAGACGTGATGCTAATTATGCCTACGAGCCATTTTGTTAAAATGGCGCAAGGGGTTTTATACAGGGGTGCGGGTATAGATGTTGTATGGCCTGAACTTTTAGCTATTGTTTCTATCGGTATGGTGTTTTTTCTTATATCTTTGGCAATTTTTCGTAAAAGTTTGGCAAGTTCCCAATAA
- a CDS encoding Ppx/GppA phosphatase family protein, which translates to MAKRVAVIDIGSNSVRMVIYEKTSRFAFHLLYESKSKVRLSQNAYQNNSNLQQDAMERTFFALADFVNIISSFKARKTLCVATSALRDAPNKYDFIKRIRDELKLNIKVIDGEREAYLGGIACANLLPNQNNALTIDVGGGSTEFAYIDNKNVTDTISIDLGTVRLKELFFDNNDINGAKKYIDEKLEVLNDIDASKLIGIGGTFRAIITAIMKQKSFPLRKIHAYESKSDEFETFLKAVLNADEEELCKLNIKENRFDIIKPGSLILQRVIKKLNINELIASGVGVREGVYLSDLLRTSKDKLPANYNTSVRHILDAHVSDKEYSNNLNKLSKELFDILQDKFNLDAKYRRDLAIAAKLYPSGGSIHQFAQNRHSYYLIQSSLEYGFTQKQMVLISTLVRYAKRKLPSNVHIEKYKVLLPDTKTLNTLSYILTLSIYLLNHRPRNIDFRCSLEGNKLIIDSKNRMYLAKEDIENLKALEDLEIVFN; encoded by the coding sequence TTGGCAAAGCGAGTAGCTGTAATAGATATCGGTTCTAACTCTGTTAGAATGGTTATTTATGAAAAAACAAGCCGCTTTGCCTTCCATCTTTTATACGAATCTAAAAGTAAGGTTCGTCTATCACAAAATGCCTACCAAAACAATTCAAACCTACAACAAGATGCAATGGAGAGAACATTTTTTGCACTGGCTGATTTTGTAAATATAATATCATCTTTTAAAGCTAGAAAAACACTATGTGTAGCTACTTCCGCCCTTCGGGATGCACCAAACAAGTATGATTTTATAAAACGTATCAGAGATGAACTAAAACTAAACATCAAAGTTATTGACGGAGAACGTGAAGCATATCTTGGCGGTATAGCCTGTGCAAACCTTCTACCCAATCAAAACAATGCCCTTACAATAGATGTAGGGGGTGGTTCAACGGAATTTGCTTATATAGACAATAAAAATGTGACAGATACTATATCTATTGATTTGGGTACGGTTAGATTAAAAGAGTTATTTTTCGACAATAACGATATAAACGGTGCAAAAAAATATATAGATGAAAAATTAGAAGTATTAAATGATATTGATGCTTCTAAACTAATAGGTATAGGCGGAACATTTCGTGCCATAATCACTGCAATAATGAAGCAAAAAAGTTTTCCTCTACGTAAAATTCATGCATATGAGTCTAAATCCGATGAGTTTGAAACATTTTTAAAAGCTGTACTAAATGCCGATGAAGAAGAACTTTGCAAATTAAATATTAAAGAAAATAGATTTGATATAATAAAACCCGGTTCTTTAATACTTCAAAGGGTAATAAAAAAGCTCAACATAAATGAACTTATTGCAAGTGGCGTAGGTGTCCGTGAAGGTGTATATTTAAGTGATTTACTAAGAACATCAAAAGACAAGCTACCTGCGAACTATAATACATCGGTTAGACATATATTAGATGCCCACGTCAGCGACAAAGAATACTCAAATAACTTAAATAAACTCTCAAAAGAACTTTTTGATATCTTGCAGGATAAATTTAATTTAGATGCTAAATATAGAAGAGATTTGGCAATCGCAGCTAAACTGTACCCTTCAGGCGGCAGTATCCATCAGTTTGCACAAAACAGGCACAGCTACTATCTTATCCAAAGTTCTTTAGAGTATGGTTTTACACAAAAGCAGATGGTTTTAATATCTACGCTTGTAAGATATGCAAAAAGAAAACTCCCATCAAATGTACATATTGAAAAGTATAAAGTATTATTGCCTGATACAAAAACATTAAACACACTTAGTTACATATTGACTCTAAGCATCTATCTACTTAATCACAGACCTAGAAATATAGATTTTAGATGCTCCCTTGAAGGTAACAAGCTAATTATAGATTCTAAAAATAGAATGTACTTGGCAAAAGAGGATATTGAGAATCTTAAAGCCTTGGAAGATTTAGAAATAGTATTTAACTAA
- a CDS encoding prephenate dehydrogenase: MNIAIVGLGLMGGSLALSLKKLDFVKRIVGSDHNETHQREALKLGLVEEIVEFKDVKKYDVIFLAIPVDGVISALNNLTDVDADTTIIDLGSTKEKIVQSIPKSIRKNFIAAHPMTGTENFGPSAAIEGLYEDKVVVLCDIQDSGELQRDISKKIFRSLKMKKYFMGSSEHDRHAAFISHMPHAISYSIANTVMNQENKHNILALAAGGFRSMSRLAKSSPDMWEDIFRQNKSNLLEAIKLFEEELQILKSNIQNDDWENVHKDIQNGKKLHDIFD, from the coding sequence ATGAATATAGCGATAGTAGGTTTAGGACTAATGGGCGGATCATTGGCACTTAGTTTAAAAAAATTGGATTTTGTAAAAAGAATAGTAGGTAGCGATCATAATGAAACACATCAACGTGAAGCTTTAAAACTTGGTTTAGTTGAAGAGATAGTTGAGTTTAAAGATGTAAAAAAATACGATGTAATATTTTTGGCTATACCCGTAGATGGCGTAATATCTGCACTAAACAATCTAACAGATGTGGATGCAGACACAACTATTATAGACCTTGGAAGTACAAAAGAAAAAATCGTTCAGTCTATTCCAAAATCAATCCGTAAAAACTTTATAGCGGCACATCCCATGACAGGGACTGAGAATTTTGGTCCAAGTGCTGCTATAGAAGGATTATACGAAGATAAAGTGGTAGTACTATGCGATATACAGGATAGTGGAGAGCTACAACGTGATATATCTAAAAAAATTTTTCGCTCTCTTAAAATGAAAAAATATTTTATGGGTTCAAGTGAACATGACCGTCACGCTGCTTTTATATCGCATATGCCTCATGCTATATCATACTCTATAGCAAATACGGTTATGAATCAAGAGAACAAACACAATATTCTAGCTTTGGCAGCAGGTGGTTTTCGTTCGATGAGCCGTTTGGCAAAAAGTAGCCCTGATATGTGGGAAGATATATTTAGACAAAATAAATCAAATCTTTTAGAAGCTATAAAATTATTTGAAGAAGAACTCCAAATATTGAAATCAAATATACAAAACGATGATTGGGAGAATGTACATAAAGATATCCAAAACGGTAAAAAACTACACGATATATTCGACTAA
- a CDS encoding sensor histidine kinase: MFSNSIRRNFLFQLIFSSILLIFVFSSFLYFYIEKSIYDEKHSELLQYAKNISSNRSIIELATDSTDSYLNLAVGVISLKKNMENKIDLYENTKNERTFLTLIYPFNIDDFSYLKITKEITPTKKLLEKILKYILVINIVGFGLVIIYAIALSKMLTKPIKSLSNKLSNMNEHLMRPVKVEELPEEFEPLGETINHLILRIQNFVKYQKELFIGTAHEMKTPLAVIKLKNQVTLIKKRSPEEYIEAIETTNKSVDDMNIIVSNILNIGRQEGAQLEKPVEVDVIKFLKNKANDFKLIAENEGKELTMDFKPDGFMAMLQIGLLNQIVQNFLQNALKFTPVDKKVHIRSSQDDYGLLIEVLDEGCGIDESVDLFAPFKRQGNKSGVGLGLFLAKSGADALGARINIRNRTDGISGTIACLQINSKLSCIIPSKR, from the coding sequence ATGTTTTCAAACAGTATTAGAAGAAATTTTTTATTTCAACTTATATTTTCATCTATTTTATTAATATTTGTCTTTTCATCTTTTTTATACTTTTACATAGAAAAATCTATATATGATGAAAAACATAGTGAACTTTTACAGTATGCAAAGAACATATCTTCAAACAGATCTATCATAGAACTAGCAACAGATTCTACAGATTCTTATTTAAATCTGGCTGTAGGAGTTATATCTTTGAAAAAAAATATGGAAAATAAAATAGATCTTTATGAAAACACAAAAAATGAACGTACATTTTTAACTCTAATTTATCCATTTAATATTGATGACTTTAGCTATCTCAAAATTACCAAAGAGATAACACCTACAAAAAAACTTCTAGAGAAAATTTTAAAATATATACTTGTTATAAATATAGTAGGATTTGGTCTTGTAATTATATATGCAATTGCACTCTCTAAAATGTTGACTAAACCGATAAAATCACTCTCAAATAAACTCTCAAACATGAATGAGCATCTTATGAGACCTGTAAAAGTCGAGGAACTTCCCGAAGAATTTGAACCACTTGGTGAAACGATAAATCACTTGATTCTTCGCATCCAAAACTTTGTAAAATATCAAAAAGAGCTCTTCATCGGTACTGCCCATGAGATGAAAACTCCACTTGCGGTGATAAAGTTAAAAAATCAAGTTACATTAATAAAAAAACGCTCACCCGAAGAATATATAGAGGCAATAGAGACTACAAATAAATCCGTAGATGATATGAATATCATCGTATCAAATATTCTTAATATAGGTCGTCAAGAGGGTGCACAACTTGAAAAACCGGTAGAAGTGGATGTAATAAAATTTTTGAAAAACAAAGCGAACGATTTTAAATTAATAGCAGAAAATGAAGGTAAAGAACTTACCATGGATTTTAAACCGGACGGTTTTATGGCAATGTTGCAGATTGGTCTTCTTAACCAAATAGTTCAAAATTTCTTACAAAATGCACTTAAATTTACACCGGTAGATAAAAAAGTACATATTAGAAGTAGTCAAGACGACTATGGACTTTTAATTGAAGTTTTGGATGAAGGTTGCGGTATAGATGAAAGTGTAGATCTTTTTGCACCTTTTAAACGTCAAGGAAACAAAAGCGGAGTAGGTCTTGGCTTATTTTTGGCAAAAAGCGGGGCTGATGCATTAGGAGCTAGAATAAATATAAGAAACAGAACAGACGGGATAAGCGGAACAATAGCTTGCTTACAGATAAATTCAAAGTTATCATGCATAATTCCTAGCAAAAGATAA
- the bamA gene encoding outer membrane protein assembly factor BamA, whose product MKLLLAILLTFLITENIFAQTIKSIKYDGIVHISESVALNMLDFEVGDELDEKKINEAIKKYFKQGYFTDIRAEIKDGELTFYFVEKPLISKIELKGYKENDEEVKNSIIQIKRGSLYDEKKLQAAKKRLIDAMSQDGKIDSVVEIQKEYLENGSIKVTFIANEGEEIIIEKLKYSGLKGIEADEFDDVVANKEHQWMGWFFGRNDGKMHLQDLAYDHLRIRDYYMQNGYLDIKVEQPFVKADFNNYTAFMSYVIEEGEVYEISAISINQVKKVIDDEKIKEVISLKAGDAFNIKTFREDSKRIKTLIGDLAYAFVQVVPDLRKNEKDKTVEVVFKIMPGDKVKIRNVLISGNNRTLDRIIRRELYLGPGDMYSMTDLTDSRNSLGRLGFFEGQTIEEKRIDNQTMDLIVKVKEAPTGNVQLGGGYGSYGGFLLNISVEDRNIWGSGINVGVKAEKSETTRNYSFNISNSRLNDSDFSGNFSIYKSSYDYNDYTTNSSGINMGIGHRFSRHVSGYLAYGYSSHDYENIDSSITTNPYYFEDYSKSSISMSISFDNTDDYYLPRSGYTLSQVFEKAGLNADANYVKSRTKFNVYKGLNDYFGFDAIFRYKSRYYLAVDTGYLPIAERFYMGGLGSVRGYDSYSISPKILQTSADGIVSEIRTGGKQTFSNSLELSFPLVEKAKMRLVTFVDWGFIGDSKLDEFSRGGYGVGLEWFSPVGPIQLMYANPLNEKVGDNTSAFEFTMGQRF is encoded by the coding sequence ATGAAACTACTTTTAGCTATATTGCTAACTTTTTTAATCACAGAAAATATTTTTGCACAAACGATAAAGTCTATTAAATATGACGGTATTGTTCATATCTCGGAATCGGTTGCACTAAATATGCTTGACTTTGAAGTCGGTGACGAACTTGACGAAAAAAAGATAAACGAAGCTATAAAAAAATATTTTAAACAGGGATACTTTACAGATATTAGAGCAGAAATCAAAGATGGCGAGCTTACATTTTACTTTGTTGAAAAACCATTAATCTCAAAAATAGAGCTTAAAGGTTACAAAGAAAACGATGAGGAAGTTAAAAATAGTATTATCCAAATTAAACGCGGTTCATTGTATGATGAGAAAAAACTTCAAGCTGCTAAAAAAAGACTTATAGATGCTATGAGTCAAGACGGTAAGATTGATTCAGTTGTGGAAATACAAAAAGAGTATTTAGAAAACGGTAGTATAAAAGTTACTTTTATCGCAAATGAAGGTGAAGAAATAATCATCGAAAAGCTTAAGTACTCAGGCTTAAAAGGTATAGAAGCAGATGAATTTGATGATGTAGTGGCAAACAAAGAACATCAATGGATGGGTTGGTTTTTTGGGCGAAATGATGGAAAAATGCATCTGCAGGATTTAGCATACGATCATCTTCGAATACGTGATTATTATATGCAAAACGGTTATTTGGATATTAAAGTCGAACAACCTTTTGTAAAAGCCGATTTTAACAACTATACTGCTTTTATGAGTTATGTCATAGAAGAGGGTGAGGTATATGAAATAAGTGCTATAAGTATAAATCAAGTTAAAAAAGTAATTGATGATGAAAAAATTAAAGAGGTCATCTCTTTAAAAGCGGGTGATGCTTTTAATATTAAAACATTTAGGGAAGATTCCAAAAGAATTAAAACGCTTATAGGTGATTTGGCATATGCTTTTGTTCAAGTAGTACCTGATTTAAGAAAAAATGAAAAAGATAAAACCGTTGAAGTCGTATTTAAAATAATGCCAGGTGATAAAGTAAAGATAAGAAATGTTTTAATTTCCGGAAACAATAGGACTTTAGACAGGATTATAAGACGTGAGTTATATCTTGGTCCTGGAGATATGTACTCTATGACGGATTTAACGGATTCAAGAAACTCACTGGGGCGTTTAGGCTTTTTTGAAGGTCAAACAATCGAAGAAAAAAGAATAGACAATCAGACAATGGACTTAATCGTAAAGGTTAAAGAAGCACCGACCGGTAATGTTCAACTTGGCGGTGGTTACGGTTCATACGGCGGATTTTTACTTAATATTTCCGTTGAAGACAGAAATATATGGGGTTCCGGTATAAATGTTGGAGTCAAAGCTGAAAAATCAGAGACTACAAGAAACTACTCGTTTAATATATCAAATTCTAGATTAAACGACAGTGACTTCAGCGGAAACTTCTCTATATATAAATCTTCATACGACTATAACGATTATACAACAAACAGCAGTGGTATAAACATGGGTATCGGGCATAGATTTTCAAGACATGTTAGCGGTTATTTGGCATACGGATATTCAAGTCATGATTATGAAAATATAGATTCGAGTATTACTACGAACCCATACTACTTTGAAGATTATTCAAAAAGTTCAATCTCCATGAGTATAAGCTTTGACAATACAGATGACTATTATCTTCCTAGAAGCGGCTATACTCTTAGTCAGGTTTTTGAAAAAGCAGGACTCAATGCAGATGCAAACTATGTTAAATCACGTACTAAATTCAATGTATATAAAGGCTTGAATGACTATTTTGGTTTTGATGCTATATTTAGGTATAAATCAAGATACTATTTAGCAGTAGATACGGGATACCTTCCTATAGCTGAAAGATTTTATATGGGTGGTCTTGGCTCGGTTCGCGGATATGATTCATACTCAATATCTCCTAAAATTTTACAAACAAGTGCAGATGGTATAGTTAGTGAGATAAGAACAGGAGGAAAGCAAACATTTTCAAACTCTTTGGAACTGAGTTTTCCTTTAGTTGAAAAAGCTAAAATGCGTCTTGTAACATTCGTAGATTGGGGTTTTATAGGAGATTCCAAACTTGATGAATTTTCACGTGGCGGCTACGGAGTAGGACTTGAATGGTTTAGTCCGGTAGGACCAATTCAGCTTATGTATGCAAATCCGCTTAATGAGAAGGTGGGTGACAATACTTCTGCCTTCGAGTTTACAATGGGTCAAAGATTTTAG
- a CDS encoding YfhL family 4Fe-4S dicluster ferredoxin codes for MALMINDECIACDACREECPTEAIEEGDPIYFIDSDRCTECVEVYDEPACISVCPVDCIVLDKDNVESITELQFKYKTILAEEE; via the coding sequence ATGGCTTTAATGATAAATGATGAATGTATAGCTTGTGATGCTTGTAGGGAAGAATGTCCTACTGAGGCTATTGAAGAAGGTGACCCTATATACTTTATAGATTCTGATAGATGTACTGAATGTGTAGAAGTGTATGATGAGCCTGCATGTATATCCGTTTGTCCTGTTGATTGTATAGTTTTAGATAAAGACAATGTAGAATCAATTACCGAACTTCAATTTAAATATAAAACAATTTTAGCTGAAGAAGAATAA
- the hsrA gene encoding homeostatic response regulator transcription factor HsrA, with protein MRILIIEDEVTLNKMLAEGLKEFGYQSDVTETLKDGEYYLDIRNYDLVLMDWMLPDGNSVDIIGDIKTNTPKTAVVVLSARDDNDSEIEALRAGADDYIRKPFDFDVLVARLEARLRFGGSNIIEIEDLTINPEEEKINYKEQEIELKGKPFEVLTHLARHRDQIVSKEQLLDAIWEEPELVTPNVIEVAINQIRQKMDKPLGITTIETVRRRGYRFCFPKEIN; from the coding sequence ATGCGTATATTAATTATAGAAGACGAAGTTACTCTAAACAAAATGTTAGCAGAGGGACTAAAAGAGTTTGGTTACCAAAGTGATGTTACAGAGACTTTAAAAGACGGTGAATACTATTTAGATATTCGTAATTACGATTTAGTTTTAATGGATTGGATGCTTCCGGATGGAAATTCAGTTGACATTATCGGTGATATTAAAACAAATACACCAAAAACTGCCGTAGTTGTATTATCTGCTCGTGATGATAATGACAGTGAGATTGAAGCTTTAAGAGCAGGTGCGGATGATTATATTCGTAAACCGTTTGACTTTGACGTACTAGTAGCTCGTCTTGAAGCACGTTTACGTTTTGGCGGAAGCAATATAATTGAGATAGAAGATTTAACTATTAATCCTGAAGAGGAAAAAATCAACTATAAAGAGCAAGAGATCGAACTTAAAGGTAAACCTTTTGAAGTATTAACTCATCTAGCTCGTCACCGTGACCAAATCGTGTCTAAAGAACAACTTTTAGATGCTATCTGGGAAGAACCTGAACTAGTTACTCCAAATGTAATTGAAGTTGCTATTAATCAAATTCGCCAAAAAATGGATAAACCATTAGGTATTACTACAATTGAGACTGTTCGTCGTCGTGGTTACCGTTTTTGTTTTCCTAAAGAGATAAACTAA
- a CDS encoding dihydroneopterin aldolase encodes MKIHIEDLKFQCIIGILEHERIQEQDVIINFECEYEFKNEYINYTQIVDLIKKKMIFSKFKLIEDAILSLKSEISKEFPLINSYTLKISKPSILADCTVSVSDTFSV; translated from the coding sequence ATGAAAATTCATATAGAAGATCTAAAGTTTCAATGCATAATTGGAATTTTAGAGCATGAACGCATTCAAGAACAAGATGTAATCATAAATTTTGAATGTGAATATGAATTTAAAAATGAGTATATAAACTATACCCAAATCGTAGATTTAATCAAAAAAAAGATGATTTTTTCTAAATTTAAGCTTATAGAAGACGCAATTTTAAGTTTAAAATCAGAAATTTCAAAAGAATTTCCTTTAATAAACTCATATACCTTAAAAATCTCTAAACCCTCTATTTTAGCAGATTGCACCGTAAGTGTAAGCGATACCTTTTCTGTCTAA
- the plsY gene encoding glycerol-3-phosphate 1-O-acyltransferase PlsY, which produces MEFLNNTNVQFFILAYLAGGIPFGLLLAKWFAGVDVKASGSGSIGATNVLRVVKETNPILAKKLGAATLALDALKGIVVLLIAMAVGLSEATLWGIAVLAVIGHCFSPYLNFEGGKGVATGMGVMMVMLPIETIIALVVWAIGAKVIRISSLSSMTALLALVIASFVLKPEMAHAPVLIIAFILFYKHIPNFIRLFKGEEKRVI; this is translated from the coding sequence ATGGAATTTTTAAATAATACTAATGTTCAATTTTTTATTTTAGCATATCTAGCGGGAGGTATACCTTTTGGTCTGCTTTTAGCTAAATGGTTTGCAGGTGTCGATGTTAAAGCTAGCGGTAGCGGAAGTATCGGTGCTACAAATGTTTTACGCGTCGTAAAAGAGACAAATCCGATACTTGCTAAAAAACTGGGAGCTGCAACTCTTGCCCTAGATGCACTAAAAGGTATAGTAGTTTTACTTATAGCCATGGCTGTAGGATTAAGCGAGGCTACACTTTGGGGTATAGCCGTACTGGCGGTAATCGGACACTGCTTTTCTCCGTATCTGAACTTTGAAGGCGGTAAAGGCGTTGCAACGGGGATGGGTGTTATGATGGTTATGCTACCGATTGAGACTATAATAGCGTTAGTTGTTTGGGCAATAGGTGCTAAAGTTATTCGTATATCATCTTTGTCTTCAATGACTGCACTTTTAGCATTAGTTATTGCAAGTTTTGTACTTAAACCTGAAATGGCTCATGCACCTGTTTTAATCATAGCATTTATACTTTTTTATAAACATATCCCTAACTTTATTCGTTTGTTTAAAGGTGAAGAAAAAAGAGTTATATAA